A genomic stretch from Natronomonas gomsonensis includes:
- a CDS encoding M14 family metallopeptidase — translation MSDNPFTDSSISRRQFVRLSAATGGALALPGQASADASAPAFDAEYEYLLNHTPDDYAVPTLVTFDDVGGLRAMEALVSETRTTAEPQPAGYATLSTTQAQRVADLPTAETLHFSPGANPFWRLGYYPLGVFPEPERSVDFLDYEEVAAGLDHLADVHDDRMRVLSVGESAGKYNNISDRRDPRDVLVVELAENVDDREAFAAKKQVLINCTIHGNERAGGEAAPRFIEEVLTGRERHIEALLEEYALVFTFTNPDGWAARRPQYESNGVPGAPLHERGNLGGDTNRQFPNPGWVSAAHTIAEPLGRTLDGETRPPDYVAETTPDMLAFVEHCRTYENLVCGIDLHGMLTSKDFVLALDGASQSSTDQLQNSFDLIEIIDDHVTEALPEWEQAGEALTPLTDQFNPSAAGLSAIPEQAFNYGTPVETIGYSGTGFVDEWMSFPEELGGLGIPSLTMEMAYSNTVGGNVFDPVRVGMQADGYRASIRGAVEFATRDVEGRFEGDGDIAYVETDSLTASAEDLPHPADAPDGDDASVSTTSETTVPAGGTGIATTTVGSETTALAVHPHVPQSVASARLRAPDGDIVREFDATDGRALGGACCGLPTWEVSTPAAGEWTLELRDELGEGSDARASFVQARGAGEAPDPREQLGYEQRDYEVTPLRYFEDFADDADVAVDGVTVEEVVEAPAPGKSVENGNASFTDGVDLSPYDHLVAIHDDGEADEEYVESLESFVESGGNLVVTDSGLNLLSAFESLDIVSADIYEQTGYVGQLDSVNDGHPLVTDRRPIQDHLWYIAPVGYSEDEAPVWSIDSNTFEESGGTVAGTAGGDVVVGTLELGAGTIQVVGSLLPEANQSNLHPFGMCDYATTYFGHLVMTNALRGQQVRAVDGRETVRVGRGSGE, via the coding sequence ATGTCCGACAATCCGTTCACCGATTCATCCATCTCTCGCCGGCAGTTCGTTCGACTCTCCGCCGCGACTGGCGGAGCGCTCGCGCTACCCGGACAGGCCAGCGCCGACGCATCTGCGCCGGCGTTCGACGCCGAATACGAGTACCTCCTGAACCACACGCCAGATGACTACGCGGTGCCGACGCTCGTGACGTTCGATGACGTGGGGGGTCTGCGAGCGATGGAGGCGCTCGTCTCCGAGACGCGAACGACGGCCGAACCGCAACCGGCGGGTTACGCGACGCTGTCGACGACACAGGCCCAGCGAGTCGCCGACCTGCCGACGGCGGAGACGCTTCACTTCTCGCCGGGAGCGAACCCGTTCTGGCGACTCGGCTACTATCCCCTCGGCGTCTTTCCGGAACCCGAACGGAGCGTCGATTTCCTCGATTACGAGGAGGTGGCCGCCGGACTCGACCACCTCGCCGACGTACACGACGACCGGATGCGGGTGCTGTCTGTCGGGGAAAGCGCGGGCAAGTACAACAACATCAGCGACCGCCGGGACCCACGGGACGTACTCGTCGTCGAACTCGCCGAGAACGTCGACGACCGCGAAGCCTTCGCGGCGAAGAAGCAGGTGCTGATTAACTGCACCATCCACGGGAACGAGCGGGCCGGCGGCGAGGCCGCACCGCGGTTCATCGAGGAGGTGCTGACCGGCCGTGAGCGACACATCGAAGCGCTGCTCGAGGAGTACGCCCTCGTGTTCACCTTCACGAACCCCGACGGGTGGGCGGCCCGTCGACCGCAGTACGAAAGCAACGGGGTTCCGGGCGCGCCGCTGCACGAACGCGGCAATCTCGGCGGCGACACCAACCGCCAATTCCCCAATCCGGGATGGGTGTCCGCAGCCCACACCATCGCCGAACCGCTCGGGCGGACGCTGGACGGCGAGACACGGCCGCCGGACTACGTCGCGGAGACGACGCCCGATATGCTCGCGTTCGTCGAGCACTGTCGAACGTACGAGAACCTCGTCTGTGGTATCGACCTCCACGGGATGTTGACCTCGAAGGATTTCGTGCTCGCCCTCGATGGAGCCTCCCAGTCGTCGACGGACCAACTGCAGAACAGTTTCGACCTCATCGAGATTATCGACGACCACGTCACCGAGGCGTTGCCGGAGTGGGAGCAGGCCGGCGAGGCGCTGACTCCGCTCACCGACCAGTTCAACCCCAGCGCGGCGGGACTGTCGGCGATTCCCGAACAGGCGTTCAACTACGGAACGCCCGTCGAGACCATCGGCTACTCGGGGACAGGTTTCGTCGACGAGTGGATGTCGTTCCCCGAGGAGCTAGGCGGACTCGGCATCCCGAGTCTGACCATGGAGATGGCGTACTCGAACACCGTCGGTGGGAACGTCTTCGATCCGGTTCGCGTCGGGATGCAGGCCGACGGCTACCGGGCGTCGATTCGCGGCGCCGTCGAGTTCGCCACCCGCGATGTCGAGGGTCGTTTCGAGGGCGACGGCGACATCGCCTACGTCGAGACGGATTCGCTGACCGCCAGTGCCGAGGACTTGCCGCATCCCGCCGACGCACCGGACGGCGACGACGCGAGCGTCTCGACGACGAGCGAGACGACGGTTCCGGCCGGCGGAACGGGGATAGCGACGACGACCGTTGGCTCCGAGACGACCGCACTCGCGGTCCATCCCCACGTTCCTCAGTCGGTCGCAAGTGCACGCCTCCGAGCACCCGACGGCGATATCGTTCGCGAGTTCGATGCGACTGACGGTCGAGCACTCGGTGGGGCCTGCTGTGGGCTGCCGACGTGGGAGGTGTCGACCCCGGCGGCCGGCGAGTGGACGCTCGAACTGCGCGACGAACTGGGTGAGGGAAGCGACGCGCGGGCGTCGTTCGTTCAGGCCCGCGGCGCCGGTGAGGCGCCTGACCCCCGCGAGCAACTCGGCTACGAACAACGCGACTACGAGGTGACGCCGCTGCGGTACTTCGAGGACTTCGCTGACGACGCCGACGTGGCCGTCGACGGCGTGACCGTCGAGGAGGTCGTCGAAGCACCGGCGCCCGGAAAGAGTGTCGAGAACGGCAACGCATCCTTCACCGACGGTGTCGACCTTTCGCCGTACGACCATCTCGTCGCAATCCACGACGACGGCGAGGCCGACGAGGAGTACGTCGAGTCACTCGAGTCGTTCGTCGAAAGCGGTGGAAACCTCGTCGTCACCGACAGCGGCCTGAACCTGCTTTCGGCCTTCGAGAGCCTCGATATCGTTTCGGCGGATATCTACGAGCAGACCGGCTACGTCGGCCAACTCGATTCGGTGAATGACGGTCACCCACTGGTCACCGACCGCCGTCCGATTCAGGACCACCTGTGGTACATCGCGCCGGTCGGATACTCCGAGGACGAGGCGCCGGTGTGGAGTATCGACAGCAACACCTTCGAGGAGTCGGGTGGCACCGTCGCAGGGACCGCCGGCGGTGATGTCGTCGTCGGAACGCTGGAACTCGGAGCGGGAACGATACAGGTCGTCGGGTCGTTGCTGCCCGAGGCGAACCAATCGAACCTCCACCCGTTTGGCATGTGTGACTACGCGACGACGTACTTCGGCCACCTCGTGATGACGAACGCACTTCGCGGTCAGCAGGTCCGTGCGGTTGACGGCCGCGAGACGGTTCGGGTCGGTCGCGGGAGCGGCGAGTAA